TGCCTGCTTGCGCATACCAATCATTCTGTCCGATCATCACTGAGTTACTGTCATCAGCTTTGCCTTTCATTCTCTCTCCTCCTTCTGGATGGCTTGCTTAACCTTCTCCCTCGCTCGCGCGAGACGAGATTTCACAGTCCCCTGTGGTACATTCAGTAAATCGGACATTTCACCGATCGATAGTCCATGCTGAATATCCAGTACAAGCACCTCTCTGTTCTTATCTGGTAGGGTCATAATAATTTCCCAGATTCGGTTCGCATACTGTTTGCCGAGCGCTTCTTTTTCTGCAGACAGAGCAGTTATAGTGACAGGTTGATCCCCAAATGGTATAAATCTGCGCCAAAAGCTATTTTTGCTCCAACTAAAGGCTGTATTTCTAGTAATCGTGAGTAGCCAAGTTTTCATCGACGATTGTCCCCGGTACTTCCCCACATTTTTATATGCCTTCAAAAACACTTCTTGGCTAATATCATTCGCTTGCTCACGGCTTCTACTTAAGAAAAAAGCATAGTTCCACACATCTGATCCATACTCCTCCATCATTTCCCGCAAGGTCATTTCGGACGCATACGCTTCTGCATATGGCATATCTTCGCTTAGCATGTTTCGTCTCACCCCTTGCCTAATAAGACTTTTCAAACTTGAAAAAGTTCCCTTTAAAATAAATAATTAGGTTATATATTACTTAACAGCATAATCTCTATATCTGTCTATTAAAAAACACCACCGATGAACGCGTGAACGTCCATCGGTGGTGCTCGTGTGTCGGATTAGAAAGAATCTACACATTAGGGTTTATCCTCTGGAATCGGGATGTATTGCAGGTGTAATGCACATTCGCATATATCTTATATCTTCAGATAAACTTACTTTCCATGTGGTTTAAATTACTGGCATAATGACCAAACCATCTGCTATGTCTCGGATACATCCGTAAATAGCTTTCTATTGTATTTCGTGCAATAGAAGTAGATTTTTCTACTGTAAAAAGAGATTCTGTTGCACTTCATACAACAGATGCTGCTAAATTTCAGAGAAATAGGCGATTTTCCTCATTTTGAGTGTACGAAGTGCAATAGAATGAAGATTCAACTACTTCGACGTGCGTTCTATTGCATAAAGTGCAATGAGAGGCGATTGGTTCGAATCATTCTATTGGACTTTCTTCGTTGAGAGAAGCTTAATGTGTTCTATTGGACTTCGTTCGGTGAGAGAAGCTTTATGTGTTCTCTTGTAGCATGTTCGATGAGAGGTGACTAGTATGTTGTTTTGTACTTATGCAATAAGAGGAACTTGGGGCGTTCTGTTGCAGTTTGTGCAATCTTGTGCAACGTATTGAGTTTATGAGTTTTATGTGTGCTATTAGTTATGTAACGGGAGGAGCTAGGTACCCCACCTCCCCTTCAATACTCTCTCAATCCAATACTTCAATCCTTCTTCCATCCCACTTTCCTTCCTATTTCCCTATTTACCTAATCCCCGATCCTCTCCTCTTACTTTCACACCTTTACCTACTTCCCAATCTTCTCCTTTACTTTCACACCTTTACCTACTTTTTCCTATCTCTACCTACCTTCCCTATATCCTATCTCTACTTATCTTTACTTATCTATTCCCACCCCTTCCTCCCCCAACTTATATCGCACAGCAATCCCCTCCGCCCGCACCCGCATCTGTATCTCCCCCTGCTGATCCGTCCGGAATATAGCTGCATGATGATCTTCCAACCGCTCCAATACCTCAGCTTTCGGGTGTCCATACAAATTATTAACACCCGCAGAAATTACCGCTGCTTCAGGATTCCAGAACTCCAGCCAAGCTTCACCGGTGGATGTTTTACTCCCGTGATGAGCTACCTTTAGCACATCAATGACAGGTCCGGTGCTGATGCCCTTTTGCCGGGCTAGCCCTACAATCTCCTCCTCTGCTTCCAGATCCATATCACCGGTGAAGAGAAAGTTCCTTCCATTCATCTCTAAGCGAAAAGCCACTGAATCGTGATTCTGCTCTTCCAGTAGTGGGACTTCATTCAACGGCGGAGTACCTGACACCTCTCCACTCCTTCCCTCCGGCCATAAAAAAGACAGCTCTGTCGCATCATCCGGAGAAAGGGTCATTCCTTGATGCACAGCATACAGCTGAACCTTCCGCTCCATCGCAGTCCTCATCAATTCCATATAAGACTCGCGATCCGTAATCGTCCCATTAAAAAGCAACGCCGAGACCGGAATATCTTCCACAACAGCTTGGAGTCCTCCGGTATGATCCTGATCTCCATGTGTCAAAATAATCGCATCTAAACGGTGAATGCCGCGTTTTTTAAGCAAGGGCACCAGTACTTTAGCTCCTACCTCGAACGGACTTCGGCGAACGCGCCACTCTTCTTTTTGACCAAAGTTTAAAGTTCCTCCACCATCCACTAAAATATGGGCTCCGCTCGGTGTAGTTATGAGTATACTGTCGCCTTGTCCGATATCCAGATAACTAATCGTACCTTTCCCTGCCTGACTCTCCGACTGATAACCTTTGTACAGCAAGATCCCCAGTCCAAGTACCGACACCAAAACAATCACTCCGCTCCAATGTACGAGCAAAGGCGTTGCAATATTAAGATACTGCCAATTCCCCATTCCCCCGTGTCCACTACGACCACCATAACCACTGCGCCCAGGGCTGTTCAAACCAACCTCCGCTAATGGTCTCGTCTCGTCCTCCATATACTGCGGTGCAGCACGAGCTTCCTTTCTTAGCTTGGCAACATACAACAGACAATACAACAAAACATAGTACACCCCGACCCACAGCAATGATGGCGTGCCCCAAATCAGAACTCCACCAGCGAATCCATTGATCCACTCCACAGCGTAAAAAGTAGCGTTATTAAAAAGCTCAGTTATATGTGCCAACATCCCCGCAGCATCTTCCCACAACCGTCCAAGCAATAGCGCAAGCGTCCCTAGTGGCAAAACTACAAAAGTAATAAAAGGCACAAAGACCAAATTGGCGGCAAAGGACAACAACGAAAACTGATTAAAGTAATAAATTGTGAGTGGAAACGAGACCAGCTGGGCTACAAGAGTCACAGAGACGGCACCTTTAAGCCAGCGTGGCAGTGCACTCAGAAGAGGATTCATAAGCGGAACGTAGACCATCAAGCCTAAGGTTACTAGAAAAGACAGCTGGAAGCTTACACTAAGCAGCATATAAGGATTCCAGATCAACATGACTAATGCCGATGCCGCCAAAATATTCAGACCATCCTTCAGCATCCCAACCCGTGCAGCAAGCAAGGCAATCATACTCATCAACCCCGCTCGCACAATGGACGGACCTGCTCCTGACAAGAGGACATAAACAGGAACGAGTATAAAAGTTAGCGTTAGCGCGGTTTCTTTTGTCAGACGTAAGCGCCTGAACAGAAATAAAAGAACACCTACATATACAGCCACATGCATACCTGAAATGGCGAGAATATGTGTCAACCCGAGCTGAGAAAACTGCTTAAAGGTATCCGGATCGAGATCATCCTGCATACCAATGATTAAACCCTTCATATACCCAGAGTGACGCTGCCCAAAAAGTTGATCCAGTTCTGCCCCAAGAACCGTCCGCGCACTATCATTTAAGCGAAAAATCGTTAACGGACTCCATGAATCCGGAACGTTTGCCCTCACATTTTCCACTCCCTGACCCTTCAAAAGCCAGTGAATCTTCTTCGTATGTAAATAGGCACGATAATCGAAGGCTCCAAAATTACGCGCTTCTGCCGGCTCTTCCAGCACACCATTAAGCAGCACTTCATCCCCTCTCCGCCATTCCGCAGCGACAGTAATTTCTTGCTCGGTCAGAAGTTTGATCTGCACTGCGATTAACTCCCCCTGTACTCTTTTCTCCTGTTCATCCGCAGGATCAGATGCTTTCTCTTCATCCTCTGCAAGTAGATCCATATGTGAGAGCTTCATCGTAAAATCAACCCGATCCCCGTCCCGTTCCACGACAGAAACGATCGTACCTCTAGCTTCCACAGGACTCCCACTCAGCTCTGCAGTCGACCTATCCAGTAATTCAGGAATTCCGCTAATGTTGCGAGCTTCATTCCACTCCCAATATCCAGCACCTAATGAAATGGAAAAACACAATACGGCTATGTATTTCCAGCTCATTGTTTCCCACATCATCAGGCTCACCAGTAAAAATATTAATCCAACCCACGAGAGCAGTAGTCCGCTCCCTGTGCATAAGCAAGCCGCTGCGCTTCCAGCCACCCAGCACACTGTAAAGCCTAATAAGGGTCTTTCCTTCATGTCCCTATCCCTCCTTTCTCAAGCAAAAAAAAGAACCTCTGCATACGCCATAAAAGCGTACGAGAGGTTCTTCCTCAAGTCATCTTATTGAATTAATGTTGAACATTACAGCTACTCCGACACTTTGATCATCGTTTCACTAGGCGGTTCATAATTCTCCAATTGGCGGAAGACGATACCCTTGGTAGCCATCATTGCTTCAACCTTTTCCATATCCTTACGATAAGGACGATAATACACGATTTCCACTATACCACTGTTCGCCAGCATATTAG
This Paenibacillus sp. FSL R5-0345 DNA region includes the following protein-coding sequences:
- a CDS encoding ComEC/Rec2 family competence protein, coding for MKERPLLGFTVCWVAGSAAACLCTGSGLLLSWVGLIFLLVSLMMWETMSWKYIAVLCFSISLGAGYWEWNEARNISGIPELLDRSTAELSGSPVEARGTIVSVVERDGDRVDFTMKLSHMDLLAEDEEKASDPADEQEKRVQGELIAVQIKLLTEQEITVAAEWRRGDEVLLNGVLEEPAEARNFGAFDYRAYLHTKKIHWLLKGQGVENVRANVPDSWSPLTIFRLNDSARTVLGAELDQLFGQRHSGYMKGLIIGMQDDLDPDTFKQFSQLGLTHILAISGMHVAVYVGVLLFLFRRLRLTKETALTLTFILVPVYVLLSGAGPSIVRAGLMSMIALLAARVGMLKDGLNILAASALVMLIWNPYMLLSVSFQLSFLVTLGLMVYVPLMNPLLSALPRWLKGAVSVTLVAQLVSFPLTIYYFNQFSLLSFAANLVFVPFITFVVLPLGTLALLLGRLWEDAAGMLAHITELFNNATFYAVEWINGFAGGVLIWGTPSLLWVGVYYVLLYCLLYVAKLRKEARAAPQYMEDETRPLAEVGLNSPGRSGYGGRSGHGGMGNWQYLNIATPLLVHWSGVIVLVSVLGLGILLYKGYQSESQAGKGTISYLDIGQGDSILITTPSGAHILVDGGGTLNFGQKEEWRVRRSPFEVGAKVLVPLLKKRGIHRLDAIILTHGDQDHTGGLQAVVEDIPVSALLFNGTITDRESYMELMRTAMERKVQLYAVHQGMTLSPDDATELSFLWPEGRSGEVSGTPPLNEVPLLEEQNHDSVAFRLEMNGRNFLFTGDMDLEAEEEIVGLARQKGISTGPVIDVLKVAHHGSKTSTGEAWLEFWNPEAAVISAGVNNLYGHPKAEVLERLEDHHAAIFRTDQQGEIQMRVRAEGIAVRYKLGEEGVGIDK
- a CDS encoding RNA polymerase sigma factor, with translation MRRNMLSEDMPYAEAYASEMTLREMMEEYGSDVWNYAFFLSRSREQANDISQEVFLKAYKNVGKYRGQSSMKTWLLTITRNTAFSWSKNSFWRRFIPFGDQPVTITALSAEKEALGKQYANRIWEIIMTLPDKNREVLVLDIQHGLSIGEMSDLLNVPQGTVKSRLARAREKVKQAIQKEERE